A window from Opitutia bacterium ISCC 52 encodes these proteins:
- a CDS encoding DUF362 domain-containing protein: protein MGLSHLPAISQVDPVWEYSLDNFELRTYKGAVDSLFEAWEEQKGQEIKPGEKQRVGLKVYTAAGPGLMTSKNLVRAVIGSLVDRGYSPKDVFIIDINKEWLRACGYLPPLSEGGVTFHGHEVMVINSGDYFEDLWYYDSPVPPREHYLPGITPMVQEFVEPDPDEKAKLPEDRKSFLPSPLIEEVDFWINLPAVSDHEVLELNGALVNATLWNASNTLRFFHSPSNAPAAVAEMAAIPEFLETWNMNIVSLEKYQFIGGPQFNSLYAVSEKLLVMSSDPVSIDAYMIGKMNTWRERYRFPLIRKDVSMLVYADQLGVGMAHLDPSRIIALE from the coding sequence TTGGGGCTATCACACCTTCCGGCAATTTCTCAGGTGGATCCTGTGTGGGAATACTCACTGGATAATTTTGAGCTTCGAACCTACAAAGGGGCAGTTGATTCTTTATTCGAAGCTTGGGAGGAACAAAAGGGGCAGGAGATTAAGCCTGGAGAGAAACAGCGGGTTGGCTTGAAAGTATACACTGCTGCCGGACCTGGGTTGATGACCTCCAAGAATTTAGTGCGTGCAGTCATTGGTAGTCTGGTCGACCGAGGCTATTCTCCTAAGGATGTTTTTATCATCGATATAAACAAAGAATGGTTGAGGGCTTGTGGATATCTACCACCCCTCAGTGAAGGAGGAGTCACCTTTCATGGACACGAAGTTATGGTTATTAACTCCGGGGACTATTTTGAGGATCTCTGGTACTATGACAGCCCAGTTCCTCCAAGAGAGCACTATTTGCCTGGGATAACACCCATGGTTCAGGAATTTGTTGAGCCGGATCCTGATGAGAAAGCCAAGCTTCCTGAGGATCGAAAAAGCTTTTTGCCATCGCCTCTCATTGAGGAAGTAGATTTCTGGATTAACTTACCGGCCGTGAGTGATCATGAGGTGCTCGAGTTGAATGGAGCGTTGGTAAATGCAACACTCTGGAATGCCAGCAACACACTTCGATTTTTTCACTCTCCATCAAATGCTCCAGCGGCCGTAGCCGAGATGGCTGCGATTCCTGAATTTCTCGAGACCTGGAATATGAACATCGTAAGCCTGGAGAAGTATCAGTTTATCGGTGGGCCTCAGTTTAATAGTCTGTATGCGGTATCCGAGAAATTACTGGTGATGAGTTCGGACCCGGTGTCCATTGACGCTTATATGATAGGTAAGATGAATACCTGGCGTGAAAGATACCGCTTTCCCTTAATTCGGAAGGACGTATCCATGTTAGTTTATGCAGATCAATTGGGAGTTGGGATGGCTCATCTGGATCCTTCAAGGATTATTGCTCTGGAGTAG
- a CDS encoding NADH-quinone oxidoreductase subunit A, with the protein MTLESFFPLLVQVTLALAIAIGVIAASHLFGQRIRKHSRFKGTPYECGVPSEGITHTRFSVKFYVTAMLFILFDIEIVFLIPWAVIYRDFISQSIPILLPILFFLAVLIVGLFYEMKKGALEWEK; encoded by the coding sequence ATGACCCTTGAATCTTTCTTTCCCTTACTTGTTCAAGTAACGCTTGCTTTGGCAATCGCCATTGGCGTGATTGCGGCTAGTCATTTGTTTGGTCAGCGGATCCGTAAGCATTCGCGATTTAAAGGCACACCTTATGAGTGTGGGGTTCCTTCAGAAGGAATCACTCATACGCGATTTTCGGTGAAGTTCTATGTCACCGCCATGCTTTTTATCCTCTTCGATATTGAGATCGTATTTCTCATCCCTTGGGCTGTGATCTATCGCGATTTTATTTCCCAGAGTATCCCTATTTTACTACCCATATTGTTCTTCCTCGCCGTGCTCATTGTAGGCCTCTTTTATGAAATGAAAAAAGGTGCCTTAGAGTGGGAAAAGTAG